A genomic window from Companilactobacillus alimentarius DSM 20249 includes:
- a CDS encoding metal ABC transporter ATP-binding protein codes for MLTVKNLTVAYDDTPVFSDVAVNFNAGKITGIIGPNGAGKSTLIKAILNLIKVKQGQVDYDGKSIKSVQKSIAYVEQRKDLDLTFPIDVFDLVLTGTYGKLGLFKNPGKTEKQASREALKQVSLSEFSKRQIGNLSGGQLQRVFVARAIVQQAEIIILDEPFVGIDLQSETAIMSILKQWRDAGKTIIVIHHDLNKVTKYFDDLVVLNHGIVDFGPTKEVYNPQNIERAFSADLSSVLFTGKAGVQ; via the coding sequence ATGCTTACAGTTAAGAACCTCACTGTCGCTTATGATGACACACCAGTATTTTCTGATGTTGCCGTTAATTTTAACGCGGGTAAGATAACTGGAATCATTGGACCGAACGGTGCAGGAAAATCGACCTTGATCAAAGCTATTTTAAATTTGATTAAAGTAAAGCAAGGTCAAGTTGATTATGACGGAAAGTCAATTAAGTCAGTACAAAAGAGTATTGCTTACGTTGAACAGAGAAAGGATCTCGATTTAACTTTTCCAATTGATGTCTTTGATTTGGTATTGACAGGAACCTACGGAAAGTTAGGCTTGTTTAAAAATCCTGGGAAGACAGAAAAACAAGCTAGTCGAGAAGCTTTAAAACAAGTTTCCTTGAGTGAATTTTCTAAACGCCAGATTGGGAATCTCTCGGGTGGACAATTACAACGGGTCTTTGTAGCTCGGGCAATCGTTCAACAAGCCGAGATTATTATTTTGGATGAACCTTTTGTCGGAATTGATCTTCAAAGCGAAACGGCAATCATGTCGATTTTAAAACAATGGCGTGACGCTGGAAAAACTATTATCGTTATTCACCATGATTTGAATAAAGTTACGAAGTATTTTGACGACTTAGTAGTCTTGAATCATGGAATCGTTGATTTTGGACCTACAAAAGAAGTTTATAATCCACAAAATATTGAACGAGCCTTTAGTGCAGATCTTTCTTCGGTCCTTTTTACAGGAAAGGCGGGTGTGCAGTGA
- a CDS encoding metal ABC transporter permease yields MASLMEFFQALGKYDFLQSALLTAIMVGIMSGIIGSFIILRGMSLMGDAISHSVLPGVAVAYMLGINILIGASIFGVLAALLIGFVASKSKIKTDTSIGVVFSAFYALGFILISMAESSTNLHHILFGNILAVSDSDIMTTAVVLGIVILFVVTFYKELLVTSFDATYARTYGLNVQLIHYTLMLVLTLVTVSALQTVGIILVVAMLITPAATAFLWTDKLGVMLVLSTIIGAISSIIGLFFSYTLNWASGPAIVIVAAVLFALSFVLSPKQNFFKLKGSVTR; encoded by the coding sequence ATGGCATCATTGATGGAATTCTTTCAAGCGTTAGGTAAGTACGATTTCCTCCAAAGTGCTTTATTGACAGCAATTATGGTTGGAATCATGTCAGGAATTATTGGTAGTTTCATTATTTTACGAGGGATGTCGCTGATGGGGGATGCCATTTCCCATTCGGTGTTACCCGGAGTTGCTGTGGCGTACATGTTAGGAATTAATATTTTGATTGGTGCCTCAATTTTTGGAGTGCTCGCCGCATTATTGATCGGTTTCGTAGCTTCAAAAAGTAAGATTAAAACTGACACATCTATCGGAGTCGTCTTTAGTGCCTTTTATGCATTAGGATTCATTTTGATCTCGATGGCTGAGAGTTCAACTAATCTACACCATATTTTATTTGGAAATATCCTAGCCGTAAGTGATTCTGATATCATGACAACCGCAGTTGTCTTAGGAATCGTGATTCTATTCGTAGTTACTTTCTATAAAGAACTTTTGGTAACATCATTTGACGCTACATACGCAAGGACTTATGGTCTCAATGTACAGTTGATTCATTATACTTTAATGCTAGTTTTAACATTAGTAACTGTTTCTGCTTTACAAACAGTAGGAATTATTCTAGTAGTGGCAATGCTTATCACACCAGCAGCTACGGCCTTTCTTTGGACGGATAAATTAGGCGTGATGCTTGTTTTGTCAACGATAATTGGAGCAATTTCCTCCATTATAGGATTGTTCTTTAGTTACACCCTAAACTGGGCTTCCGGTCCAGCAATTGTCATAGTTGCAGCAGTATTGTTTGCTTTATCGTTTGTACTTTCTCCCAAACAGAACTTCTTTAAACTGAAAGGAAGTGTCACACGATGA
- a CDS encoding metal ABC transporter solute-binding protein, Zn/Mn family: MKRILVTFIAVVAMISGVYFFLHGRTSTMQTNNNKLHIVTTNSILEDMVQNVGKDRIELYSIVKRGTDPHEYEPQPTDVSAAADADIIFHNGLNLETGGNGWFNKLVETSHKEFDKEVFSASENVKAKHLTTNRDEEDPHAWLDLSNGIKYVQLITQVMKEKDPQNAQFYQKNSDKYIAKLDKLHKTAQSRFIDIPQSKRLLVTSEGAFKYFSSAYHVTPAYIWEINTESQGTPEQMEEVLSKINQSEVKSLFVESSVSPKSMNKVSKETGLKIHSKLFTDSLAQSGSTGDTYYSMMKWNIDKIHEGLSK, from the coding sequence ATGAAACGAATTCTAGTTACCTTTATAGCGGTAGTGGCAATGATAAGTGGCGTGTACTTCTTTTTACATGGACGAACGAGCACAATGCAAACGAATAATAATAAGTTACACATAGTAACAACTAATTCAATTTTAGAAGATATGGTTCAAAACGTTGGGAAGGATCGCATCGAGCTTTACAGTATTGTAAAAAGAGGCACTGATCCACATGAATATGAGCCTCAACCGACTGATGTTTCCGCAGCAGCCGATGCTGATATAATTTTTCACAATGGTCTGAACTTAGAAACTGGCGGTAATGGTTGGTTTAATAAACTGGTAGAAACTTCACACAAAGAATTTGATAAGGAAGTTTTTTCAGCTAGTGAAAATGTTAAAGCTAAACATCTGACAACTAATCGGGATGAAGAGGATCCACATGCATGGTTGGATCTGTCCAATGGAATTAAGTATGTTCAACTGATTACACAAGTGATGAAAGAAAAAGATCCACAAAATGCTCAGTTTTATCAGAAAAACTCTGATAAATACATTGCTAAATTGGATAAGTTACATAAAACAGCTCAATCTAGATTTATAGATATTCCACAATCAAAACGACTCCTAGTCACATCGGAAGGGGCCTTTAAATATTTCTCAAGCGCTTATCACGTAACTCCTGCATATATTTGGGAAATAAATACTGAATCACAAGGAACACCAGAACAAATGGAAGAAGTCTTGAGTAAAATTAATCAATCAGAGGTCAAGAGTTTGTTTGTAGAATCATCAGTTTCACCGAAATCAATGAATAAAGTATCTAAAGAAACTGGTTTGAAGATACATTCGAAATTGTTTACCGATTCATTAGCTCAAAGCGGCAGTACTGGCGACACTTATTATTCTATGATGAAATGGAATATTGATAAGATTCACGAAGGACTGAGTAAATAA
- a CDS encoding lectin-like domain-containing protein, producing MKKNILVILFLALLLIVTKNNQQVVKATPQMDALQEAQTGLSEAPDNLGLDGDQFIVGDLSGYGSAKNSAILQNSSSHSTGTTYDPLRAIRMTNYINQQGSIWSNVDEGNFVDIQKKQTLSLWMYFGPAQHINKNDGFGDGMAFVLQNPSNGTTSFSHRGTTIGTGETLGVWGIDDNNKTSDPATIASTAIPNSWALEFDTNANNSETSGNDFDEGISGQHIAYADPASADTYARHHDLLNILNNTNYFSMNHQGIQNVTLHDGKWHHLTISWNPNTFKITYKFNDKNPDGSKGSNPITYTTDKIQATEFGGHSALSSNKLQWGFTATSGSAYEANLIAFESIPSSVEAEVSSDVSDLTQDKTITSDSTNKDVNAGDKLSVNYHLKYDSGSDKWLNNVATIKLPSNVTYTNGDNNQIVGYITYDDGSKEPLYTSEIDSSTNTLTHTIGKDLSSSSPNSATISINGTANDVTSDTKVASVRTQFESDNLITDADTPEFTIKKLKPISLKLNQSNMTVDNKQDANLTGTVSYDDASAVDNSQVTVHTNLNGKDLNSFKMSDSSNASSATSGQLNFTITTDELTQPINTLKVYVEDDDGNISSTSTVKITKKGSLSLSVSDYSFGSINQATPTGLISRKGTWNIVVSDGREEGTTDPWNLSAASTGLTNGDNAFKGGLIFKDSNGSEQTLSGESAVEIAKGYKTITGDEKTNIGQSWNSSEGIMLKTNGLNTSGNYSGTVNWTLSESI from the coding sequence ATGAAAAAGAACATTTTAGTGATATTGTTTTTGGCATTACTATTAATAGTAACTAAAAATAATCAACAAGTGGTTAAAGCAACACCACAAATGGATGCCCTACAAGAAGCACAAACCGGTTTAAGTGAAGCACCAGATAATCTAGGATTGGATGGTGATCAGTTCATAGTTGGGGATCTTTCAGGGTACGGTAGTGCTAAGAATAGTGCTATTCTACAAAACTCTTCTAGTCACTCAACAGGAACAACATATGATCCTTTAAGGGCTATCAGAATGACCAACTATATAAATCAACAAGGTTCGATTTGGTCTAATGTTGACGAAGGCAATTTTGTGGATATTCAAAAGAAACAAACTTTGTCATTGTGGATGTATTTTGGACCAGCGCAACATATCAATAAGAATGATGGTTTTGGTGATGGGATGGCCTTTGTTTTACAAAATCCTAGTAACGGAACTACATCCTTTTCACATCGTGGAACCACAATAGGAACTGGCGAAACTTTAGGTGTCTGGGGGATAGACGATAATAACAAGACTAGTGATCCTGCAACTATTGCTAGTACAGCTATTCCTAATAGTTGGGCTTTGGAGTTTGATACTAATGCCAATAATTCTGAAACATCAGGGAATGACTTTGATGAGGGGATTTCTGGACAACATATTGCCTACGCTGATCCCGCTTCTGCAGATACTTATGCTCGACACCATGATCTTCTTAACATTTTAAATAATACTAATTATTTTTCTATGAATCATCAAGGAATCCAAAATGTAACCTTGCATGATGGAAAATGGCATCACTTAACTATTTCTTGGAATCCTAATACTTTTAAAATTACGTATAAATTTAATGATAAGAACCCAGATGGCTCAAAGGGAAGTAATCCAATAACATATACTACCGATAAAATTCAGGCGACTGAGTTTGGTGGACACTCTGCGTTGAGTAGCAATAAATTGCAATGGGGTTTCACGGCAACAAGTGGTTCTGCTTATGAAGCTAACTTGATTGCTTTTGAATCCATTCCTTCATCTGTTGAAGCTGAAGTAAGTTCTGATGTTAGTGATTTGACGCAAGATAAAACTATTACAAGCGATAGTACGAATAAAGATGTTAATGCTGGTGATAAATTGAGCGTTAATTATCATTTGAAGTACGATAGTGGTAGTGATAAATGGCTTAATAATGTGGCAACGATAAAATTGCCTAGCAATGTAACTTATACCAATGGTGATAATAATCAGATCGTGGGTTATATTACTTATGATGATGGCAGTAAAGAACCTTTGTATACTAGTGAAATAGATAGTTCAACTAACACCTTAACTCATACAATAGGTAAAGATTTATCTTCCAGTTCGCCTAATAGTGCAACGATTTCTATTAATGGGACTGCTAATGATGTTACAAGTGATACCAAAGTAGCTTCCGTGCGGACTCAATTCGAGAGTGATAATTTAATTACGGATGCTGATACGCCTGAATTTACTATTAAGAAATTAAAACCAATCAGTTTGAAGTTGAATCAAAGCAATATGACTGTGGATAATAAGCAGGATGCTAATTTAACAGGTACTGTTTCATATGATGACGCAAGTGCTGTCGACAATTCACAAGTAACCGTTCATACGAATTTAAACGGCAAAGATCTAAACAGCTTTAAGATGTCTGATAGTAGTAATGCAAGCAGTGCAACTAGTGGTCAATTGAATTTCACTATAACTACTGATGAGTTGACACAACCTATCAACACTTTGAAAGTTTATGTTGAAGATGATGATGGAAATATTTCATCCACTTCAACAGTTAAAATTACTAAAAAGGGAAGCTTATCCTTGAGTGTTAGTGATTATTCATTTGGCAGCATTAATCAAGCTACTCCTACCGGTTTGATTTCACGCAAGGGAACTTGGAATATTGTTGTTTCTGATGGACGTGAAGAAGGTACGACTGATCCGTGGAATTTATCAGCCGCATCTACTGGTTTAACCAACGGTGATAATGCGTTTAAGGGTGGCTTGATTTTCAAAGACTCCAATGGTTCAGAGCAAACATTATCAGGTGAGAGCGCAGTGGAGATTGCAAAAGGCTACAAGACAATTACTGGCGATGAGAAAACTAACATCGGTCAATCTTGGAATAGTTCAGAGGGAATTATGCTAAAAACTAACGGACTTAATACTAGTGGCAACTATTCGGGAACGGTCAATTGGACTTTGTCAGAATCAATTTAA
- a CDS encoding Bax inhibitor-1/YccA family protein produces MQSIDKVKATGLARFTSLVYLYTGLGIAFWMICAQAIAKNTALSMALFQGMANHRIISMILMIGVPIAFISLCGRFATRSYFLTFLSYVGFLFTLSFIGVPIFYIYSAKSIIQTLTVTSAIFIVSAFIGFVTKKDLTKWSRTLMIGLISVIAVEAINLLIFKSTPLMMLVSGVIVILFLFYIAFDSQNIKRIYQNNATSESLGAIALLASVNLVLDFINLFLSIIQIFGNNN; encoded by the coding sequence ATGCAAAGTATAGATAAAGTTAAAGCCACCGGTCTAGCGAGATTTACATCACTAGTTTACTTATATACCGGTTTGGGAATTGCTTTTTGGATGATTTGTGCTCAAGCAATCGCTAAAAACACAGCCTTATCCATGGCACTTTTCCAAGGTATGGCAAACCATCGTATTATTTCCATGATTTTAATGATTGGTGTTCCTATCGCCTTCATTAGTCTCTGTGGACGTTTCGCAACAAGATCTTACTTCTTAACATTCTTAAGTTACGTAGGATTCTTGTTTACATTATCATTTATCGGAGTACCTATCTTCTATATCTATTCCGCTAAAAGTATCATCCAAACGTTAACTGTCACTTCAGCAATCTTTATTGTCTCAGCTTTCATCGGTTTCGTTACCAAGAAAGATTTGACTAAGTGGAGTCGGACCTTAATGATCGGTCTTATCTCCGTCATTGCCGTCGAAGCTATTAATCTCTTGATCTTCAAGAGCACTCCATTGATGATGCTTGTAAGTGGCGTTATCGTTATTCTCTTCTTGTTCTACATTGCTTTTGATTCTCAAAATATCAAACGTATTTATCAAAACAACGCAACATCGGAGAGTCTTGGTGCCATTGCTTTACTTGCTTCAGTTAACCTAGTCCTTGATTTCATCAACTTGTTCTTAAGTATCATTCAAATTTTTGGAAATAACAACTAG
- a CDS encoding LytTR family DNA-binding domain-containing protein, which produces MKIKVDLSPQYFEKEIVIHADKNDGEVKQILHSLKEIETKFHSLNGYLDDTVYSLQLTDILFFETNDRNVYAHTKKNAFLIHYRLYELEENLPDNFLRVSKSCILNTDEILSLTHSVTGNVVKFRDTYKQIYVSRRFLKNLKIKLNQRKV; this is translated from the coding sequence GTGAAAATAAAAGTAGATCTTTCACCACAATATTTCGAAAAAGAGATTGTGATTCATGCGGATAAAAATGATGGCGAAGTTAAACAAATTTTGCATAGTCTAAAAGAAATTGAGACTAAATTTCATAGTCTGAATGGTTATTTGGATGACACAGTTTATTCGTTACAATTAACCGATATTTTATTTTTTGAAACTAACGATCGAAATGTTTACGCACATACGAAAAAGAATGCTTTTTTGATACATTATCGTTTGTACGAACTGGAAGAGAATTTACCGGATAATTTTCTACGAGTTTCTAAGTCATGTATCTTAAATACTGATGAAATTCTTTCGTTGACGCATTCGGTTACGGGAAACGTAGTTAAATTCCGAGATACTTACAAGCAAATTTACGTTTCTCGAAGATTCTTGAAGAATTTGAAAATTAAATTAAATCAAAGGAAGGTTTAG